A genomic segment from Desulfonatronum lacustre DSM 10312 encodes:
- the nifU gene encoding Fe-S cluster assembly protein NifU — protein sequence MWDYTDKVRDHFLNPRNAGPMDDPTVVGEVGSLACGDALKLFLKIDDTGRITDATFQTFGCASAIASSSVLTELLKGKTVDEAAAITNKEIAMELGGLPREKMHCSVMGQEALESALKRFRGELEPLVKPEGEIVCKCFGVTDVQIRRAITENDLTTVEEITDYTKAGGGCGECVLDLERILAETRGTEPAKPKPAAPKRKLTNLQRMQLVTKVIDEEIRPSLKKDRGDIELLDIEGAKVLVSMRGACSGCPSSQLTIKELVQRRLRDAVDPDIIVEEVRS from the coding sequence CGACAAAGTGCGCGACCACTTTCTCAACCCCCGAAACGCCGGCCCGATGGACGACCCCACGGTGGTGGGCGAGGTGGGCAGTCTGGCCTGCGGCGACGCGCTGAAGCTGTTTCTGAAAATCGACGACACGGGACGGATCACCGACGCTACGTTTCAGACCTTCGGCTGCGCCAGCGCCATCGCCTCCAGTTCCGTGCTCACGGAGCTGCTCAAGGGCAAAACCGTGGACGAGGCCGCGGCCATCACCAATAAAGAGATCGCCATGGAACTGGGCGGCCTGCCCAGGGAAAAGATGCACTGTTCCGTGATGGGCCAGGAAGCCCTGGAGTCGGCCCTGAAGCGCTTTCGCGGCGAGTTGGAGCCCCTGGTCAAACCCGAGGGCGAAATCGTCTGCAAGTGCTTCGGCGTCACGGACGTCCAGATCCGCCGGGCCATCACCGAAAACGATCTGACCACGGTGGAGGAAATCACCGACTACACCAAGGCCGGCGGAGGGTGCGGCGAATGCGTCCTGGACCTGGAGCGCATCCTGGCCGAAACCCGGGGCACGGAGCCGGCCAAACCCAAGCCCGCCGCGCCCAAGCGCAAGTTGACCAACCTCCAACGGATGCAGCTGGTGACCAAGGTCATTGACGAGGAAATCCGGCCCAGCCTGAAAAAGGACCGCGGGGACATCGAGCTTCTGGACATCGAAGGTGCCAAGGTCCTGGTCTCCATGCGCGGGGCCTGTTCGGGCTGTCCCTCCAGCCAGTTGACCATCAAGGAACTGGTCCAACGCCGGTTGCGCGATGCCGTGGACCCGGACATCATCGTGGAGGAGGTGCGCTCATGA